A genome region from Synchiropus splendidus isolate RoL2022-P1 chromosome 5, RoL_Sspl_1.0, whole genome shotgun sequence includes the following:
- the LOC128759686 gene encoding H-2 class I histocompatibility antigen, Q7 alpha chain-like isoform X1, translating to MATRLFFILAILGLNTANAGNHSLTYQATASSGVHHFHFMEVGLVDGIEFTCYNSNSSGVKPKQDWMTRLTDKTKYLETETLRCWNDQLFCKNLIRVVQQRFNLTGGVHIVQVMHGCEWNDETNYSTGHYQYAYDGEDFLSFDLETLSWVARTLQAESTKHMWDKNDGRTKYLRYYLKTQCPEHLKTLLQYGKSSLLRTVLPSVSLLQKSPSSPIVCLATGFYPPRAKLFWTKDGEELHHGVTIEEVLPNHDGTYQMMAELKLPDPSEDWERFTCVFQLDGVEKDLTTNLSKNATLTNWKPQDQTVPIAVSVAAVLLVAAVIVVFKFRRAVVLHVAGAVIGVFKFKRAGKSAETDSNSSEEVLNPLNPPTEAPAHDIGPSELVGPLSELPMASRSKQE from the exons ATGGCGACAAGACTCTTCTTCATTTTGGCTATTTTGGGGCTGAATACCGCAAATGCAG GGAATCACTCTCTCACCTATCAGGCAACTGCATCATCTGGAGTTCATCACTTCCATTTCATGGAGGTTGGTTTGGTGGATGGTATTGAGTTCACTTGctacaacagcaacagcagcggaGTCAAACCCAAACAAGACTGGATGACTCGACTCACTGATAAGACAAAATATTTAGAGACAGAAACACTGAGGTGCTGGAACGACCAGTTGTTCTGCAAGAACCTCATAAGAGTTGTTCAACAAAGATTCAACCTGACTGGAG GTGTCCACATTGTACAGGTGATGCACGGCTGTGAGTGGAACGACGAGACTAATTACTCCACAGGTCATTATCAGTACGCTTACGATGGAGAAGACTTTCTGTCGTTTGACCTGGAGACTCTGTCGTGGGTCGCTAGAACTCTACAGGCTGAATCCACCAAACACATGTGGGACAAAAATGACGGTCGTACCAAATATCTACGGTACTACCTGAAGACCCAGTGTCCTGAGCACTTGAAGACGCTTCTGCAATACGGGAAGAGCTCCCTTCTGAGAACAG TGCTTCcatcagtgtctctcctccaaaAGAGTCCGTCCTCTCCCATCGTCTGCCTCGCTACAGGCTTCTACCCTCCACGAGCCAAGTTGTTCTGGACCAAAGACGGAGAGGAGCTTCACCATGGTGTTACAATTGAAGAGGTCCTCCCCAACCATGATGGAACCTACCAGATGATGGCTGAGCTGAAACTGCCAGACCCGTCTGAAGACTGGGAGAGGTTCACCTGTGTGTTCCAGCTTGACGGCGTTGAGAAAGACTTGACAACGAACCTGAGCAAAAATGCCACATTAACCAACT GGAAGCCACAGGACCAGACCGTCCCCATCGCTGTCTCAGTGGCTGCTGTTCTGCTCGTCGCTGCTGTTATTGTAGTGTTCAAGTTCAGAAGAGCAG TTGTTCTGCACGTCGCTGGTGCTGTTATTGGAGTGTTCAAGTTCAAAAGAGCAG gcaAAAGTGCAGAAACTG ACTCCAACAGTTCTGAGGAGGTTCTGAATCCACTGAATCCCCCGACTGAAGCTCCTGCACACG ACATTGGGCCTTCAGAGTTGGTTGGTCCCCTGAGTGAACTTCCCATGGCCTCGAGAAGCAAACAAGAATGA
- the LOC128759686 gene encoding H-2 class I histocompatibility antigen, Q7 alpha chain-like isoform X2, which produces MATRLFFILAILGLNTANAGNHSLTYQATASSGVHHFHFMEVGLVDGIEFTCYNSNSSGVKPKQDWMTRLTDKTKYLETETLRCWNDQLFCKNLIRVVQQRFNLTGGVHIVQVMHGCEWNDETNYSTGHYQYAYDGEDFLSFDLETLSWVARTLQAESTKHMWDKNDGRTKYLRYYLKTQCPEHLKTLLQYGKSSLLRTGFYPPRAKLFWTKDGEELHHGVTIEEVLPNHDGTYQMMAELKLPDPSEDWERFTCVFQLDGVEKDLTTNLSKNATLTNWKPQDQTVPIAVSVAAVLLVAAVIVVFKFRRAVVLHVAGAVIGVFKFKRAGKSAETDSNSSEEVLNPLNPPTEAPAHDIGPSELVGPLSELPMASRSKQE; this is translated from the exons ATGGCGACAAGACTCTTCTTCATTTTGGCTATTTTGGGGCTGAATACCGCAAATGCAG GGAATCACTCTCTCACCTATCAGGCAACTGCATCATCTGGAGTTCATCACTTCCATTTCATGGAGGTTGGTTTGGTGGATGGTATTGAGTTCACTTGctacaacagcaacagcagcggaGTCAAACCCAAACAAGACTGGATGACTCGACTCACTGATAAGACAAAATATTTAGAGACAGAAACACTGAGGTGCTGGAACGACCAGTTGTTCTGCAAGAACCTCATAAGAGTTGTTCAACAAAGATTCAACCTGACTGGAG GTGTCCACATTGTACAGGTGATGCACGGCTGTGAGTGGAACGACGAGACTAATTACTCCACAGGTCATTATCAGTACGCTTACGATGGAGAAGACTTTCTGTCGTTTGACCTGGAGACTCTGTCGTGGGTCGCTAGAACTCTACAGGCTGAATCCACCAAACACATGTGGGACAAAAATGACGGTCGTACCAAATATCTACGGTACTACCTGAAGACCCAGTGTCCTGAGCACTTGAAGACGCTTCTGCAATACGGGAAGAGCTCCCTTCTGAGAACAG GCTTCTACCCTCCACGAGCCAAGTTGTTCTGGACCAAAGACGGAGAGGAGCTTCACCATGGTGTTACAATTGAAGAGGTCCTCCCCAACCATGATGGAACCTACCAGATGATGGCTGAGCTGAAACTGCCAGACCCGTCTGAAGACTGGGAGAGGTTCACCTGTGTGTTCCAGCTTGACGGCGTTGAGAAAGACTTGACAACGAACCTGAGCAAAAATGCCACATTAACCAACT GGAAGCCACAGGACCAGACCGTCCCCATCGCTGTCTCAGTGGCTGCTGTTCTGCTCGTCGCTGCTGTTATTGTAGTGTTCAAGTTCAGAAGAGCAG TTGTTCTGCACGTCGCTGGTGCTGTTATTGGAGTGTTCAAGTTCAAAAGAGCAG gcaAAAGTGCAGAAACTG ACTCCAACAGTTCTGAGGAGGTTCTGAATCCACTGAATCCCCCGACTGAAGCTCCTGCACACG ACATTGGGCCTTCAGAGTTGGTTGGTCCCCTGAGTGAACTTCCCATGGCCTCGAGAAGCAAACAAGAATGA